A genome region from Flavobacterium sp. CFS9 includes the following:
- a CDS encoding tyrosine-type recombinase/integrase produces the protein MKSIYSTPKVVKYEDLSKSWFVYFRYNQKLFRYKFGINYINNYKKRLIEANSIRDVLHEKLRNGWNPNIPDVVNTFSNMTFSEALDFAIEKKAQTLGAKTLCGYKSTVKFIKSALVPTNTKNLLICETKRVHIKLILEKTQKQRKWSNKSYNKNLGYLKAILSELLQWDIIDHNPAHGIRALRVSEVTGFKPASDDQVKIIKEKILNDFPSFYPYIISIFHTGIRPEELLFLQIKMIDLKNSQIILPPEITKTDKERIVPINHYLKSFFEEMHLHIYNPNFYAFGSRREHSNRGLKKNLDFVPGAKRLSRDTASKLWRKLIKTESNIDVDMYSLKHLGANKKILAGIELDALRELYGHTSKMMTLRYAKVVKEVNRQQIIEKSPDF, from the coding sequence ATGAAATCAATTTACTCTACTCCAAAGGTGGTCAAATATGAAGACCTTTCTAAATCTTGGTTTGTCTATTTTAGATACAACCAAAAACTTTTCCGTTATAAATTCGGAATCAACTACATTAATAACTACAAGAAACGACTTATTGAAGCAAATTCAATAAGAGATGTTTTGCATGAAAAACTAAGGAACGGCTGGAATCCAAACATTCCCGACGTTGTAAACACCTTTAGTAATATGACATTTAGCGAAGCATTAGATTTTGCAATCGAAAAAAAAGCTCAAACACTTGGCGCAAAAACATTATGCGGCTACAAAAGCACTGTTAAATTCATAAAAAGCGCTTTAGTCCCAACAAATACAAAAAACCTTCTTATTTGTGAAACCAAAAGAGTTCATATAAAATTAATTCTTGAAAAAACACAAAAACAGCGAAAATGGTCTAACAAATCTTATAACAAAAATTTAGGATATTTAAAAGCCATCCTTTCAGAGTTGTTACAGTGGGATATTATAGACCATAATCCAGCACACGGTATAAGAGCCTTAAGAGTTAGTGAAGTTACCGGATTTAAACCAGCGTCAGATGATCAAGTAAAAATTATTAAAGAAAAAATACTAAATGATTTCCCAAGTTTTTATCCATACATAATTTCAATTTTCCACACAGGAATAAGACCCGAAGAATTACTTTTTTTGCAAATAAAAATGATAGACTTAAAAAACTCTCAAATCATTTTACCACCCGAAATAACAAAAACCGACAAAGAGAGAATCGTACCTATCAATCATTACTTAAAATCATTTTTCGAGGAAATGCATCTACATATTTACAACCCAAACTTTTATGCATTCGGTTCAAGACGGGAACATTCAAACAGAGGTTTAAAAAAGAATTTAGATTTCGTTCCTGGAGCGAAAAGATTAAGCAGAGATACAGCATCTAAATTATGGAGAAAGCTTATTAAAACAGAATCCAATATCGATGTAGACATGTACTCATTAAAGCATCTCGGAGCAAACAAGAAAATACTGGCAGGAATTGAACTTGATGCACTAAGAGAACTCTATGGCCACACCTCAAAAATGATGACTTTAAGATA